The Rhopalosiphum maidis isolate BTI-1 chromosome 1, ASM367621v3, whole genome shotgun sequence genome has a segment encoding these proteins:
- the LOC113556181 gene encoding uncharacterized protein LOC113556181, translating to MIPQVMQALMALCALFIASASAIPCPHPCKCFTTENGIQVANCTDLPDQMTTAWPQKILRIHFETDRASTVMLKNKAFKHFPRLTYLDITGGTIHYVGNLAFDGLPELVELNLVGTGIRKLHRNTFSNNRKLAFLSLSKNPRLFVGPSFLVSESITELDLSECALTTLKSVYFKSLPNLKYLFATKNDLKVLGSQFGPSGVKFVNLAHNKIEYIYEDLEAYKRLRTIDLTGNPVNCTCELSEIDKKLSSRGVAFGNSITCNNTGKPLSDMLEVCSDKEMMGDDPMDMYQEDHLLKIDKSTIQSVEEFDESGSGSGSGDGEFIMTDIKSTAQTEIQDIHNNTQINEVKNNTQVEEVFTKTHVDETFIVPKIETTSVEPTTAVDVSSKDTADETIILPTEEVMVHIQPTVHPSDSNSSTMRSSMDRGIVSQTIQAPEDEENVQNKVAEFLKSNVGITGTAAILAIIIIAIVYKAVCLGKSRSHSIVACNDKSVELKDIKYEAANTEDTHNKHEDSPASSVEENLLGDQDSDDEDDSNGYNEDDMSSTLAMNGHTQNGLLNSVMDAVKNNEEPAKTASGGQDVPTKVIVKMCETPKASKPITINNVH from the coding sequence ATGATCCCACAAGTCATGCAAGCACTTATGGCCCTGTGTGCCTTGTTTATTGCAAGTGCATCCGCTATACCATGTCCCCATCCGTGCAAATGTTTCACCACCGAGAATGGAATACAAGTAGCTAATTGTACTGACTTACCGGATCAAATGACGACCGCATGGCCACAAAAAATTCTTCGAATTCACTTCGAAACTGATCGAGCGTCAACGGTTATGTTGAAAAACAAGGCGTTCAAACACTTCCCTAGGCTTACGTATCTAGATATAACTGGAGGTACAATACACTACGTGGGAAATTTGGCATTTGATGGGTTGCCGGAATTAGTGGAACTTAATCTTGTAGGAACGGGTATAAGAAAACTACAccgaaatacattttcaaacaacCGGAAACTGGCATTCTTGTCCTTAAGTAAAAATCCTAGACTCTTTGTAGGCCCTTCATTCCTCGTATCTGAATCTATAACTGAACTCGACTTATCAGAATGCGCGTTGACCACACTGaaaagtgtatattttaaaagtttacccaatttaaaatacttgtttGCTACAAAAAATGATCTCAAAGTACTCGGTTCACAATTTGGACCTTCCGGTGTCAAGTTTGTAAACCTTGCCCataacaaaattgaatatatttacgaGGATTTGGAAGCATATAAACGTTTAAGAACAATAGATCTTACTGGAAATCCAGTTAACTGTACGTGCGAACTTTCGgaaatcgataaaaaattgtCATCTAGGGGCGTAGCATTTGGAAATTCAATAACGTGTAATAATACAGGAAAACCATTGAGTGATATGTTAGAAGTATGTTCAGACAAAGAAATGATGGGAGATGACCCCATGGATATGTACCAAGAagatcatttattaaaaattgataaaagtaCGATACAATCTGTGGAAGAATTTGATGAATCTGGTTCGGGTTCAGGTAGCGGTGATGGTGAATTTATTATGACAGACATTAAATCTACAGCACAGACTGAAATTcaagatatacataataatactcaaattaatgaagtcaaaaataatacacaagttGAAGAAGTATTCACCAAAACTCATGTCGATGAAACATTTATAGTTCCTAAAATCGAAACGACTTCGGTAGAACCAACTACCGCCGTGGACGTATCGTCTAAAGATACAGCGGATGAAACTATTATCCTCCCGACTGAGGAAGTAATGGTTCATATCCAACCCACAGTTCATCCTTCTGATAGCAATTCCTCCACCATGCGATCTAGCATGGACCGTGGAATTGTTTCCCAAACGATACAAGCGCCAGAAGACGAAGAAAATGTCCAGAACAAAGTAGCCGAGTTCCTAAAATCTAATGTTGGAATAACTGGAACAGCGGCTATATtagcaataatcattatagcTATTGTATACAAGGCTGTGTGCTTGGGAAAATCACGGAGTCACAGTATCGTGGCCTGCAATGATAAATCCGTCGAGCTCaaagatataaaatacgaaGCGGCAAACACGGAGGACACGCACAACAAACACGAAGATTCACCGGCTAGTTCGGTGGAAGAGAACTTGCTGGGAGACCAAGATAGTGATGACGAAGACGACAGTAACGGATATAATGAAGACGATATGTCTTCAACACTGGCAATGAATGGTCATACTCAAAACGGTTTGTTGAACAGTGTAATGGATGCGGTGAAAAACAACGAAGAACCAGCGAAGACTGCGTCCGGCGGCCAAGACGTTCCTACCaaagtaatagtaaaaatgtgtGAAACTCCAAAAGCCTCCAAgccaataacaattaataacgtCCATTAA